A region of the Nitrospirota bacterium genome:
CCGTCCCGGGAGGGGCGGGCCCCATGACCATCGCCATGCTCATGTACAACACCGTGCAGGCCGCCAAGATGGCCGCCGGCATGGAGGTTACCGTTTAAAGGCAAGGGAGGCGCTTTATGATAATCACCAAAAAGAAAGAGAGAGGAAAACTCCTGGAGTCCATCAAGGACTACCAGAGCCTTTTCCTCGTGGGCTGCTCCGAGTGCGCGTCGCTCTGCGGCACCGGCGGGGACACGGAGCTTCAGGAACTCAAAGAGGCCCTCGAGGCCCAGGGCAAGACGGTCACCGGCACGCACAAGGCCAAGACGGGCTGCCAGGTGCTGGGGACCAAGACCGAGCTCAAGCAGTACAAGGACGCCCTGAACGCCGCCGACGCGGTCATCGTCATGTCCTGCGGGGCGGGAACCCAGGCGGCGGTGGAGATGTTCCCGGACAAGCCGGTCTACCCGTGCAACGACAGCCTCTTTCTGGGCAACATGACCCGCTTTCAGATATTCGACGAGCGCTGCTCCCTCTGCGGGGAGTGCATCATCGACAAGACGGGCGGCATCTGCCCCCTCACCAACTGCCCCAAGGGCCTTCTCGTCGGCCCGTGCGGCGGCGTGAAGGACGGCAAGTGCGAGGTGAGCCAGGACATCGACTGCTGCTGGGTGCGCATCTACGAGCGGATGAAGCGCATCGGCCGCCTCGATGACCTGATGGAAACCACCCTGGAGCCCAAGGACTGGGCTGCCAGCCAGAAACCGAGGGCGCATTCCGCCCGGGAGGACAAGAAGAAATGACCTTCAGAGAGGCGCTTGAGTCCGGGAAGTTCGTGGTCACCGCCGAAGTGGGCCCTCCCAAGGGGACCGACATCTCGGAGATGCTCCACCACATGGACCTCTTGAAGGGGAAGGTCGACGCCGTCAACGTCACGGACAACCAGTCGGCGGTCATGCGCATCAACTCCATGAGCGTGTGCAAGCTCGCCCTGGAGCGGG
Encoded here:
- a CDS encoding methylenetetrahydrofolate reductase C-terminal domain-containing protein, whose translation is MIITKKKERGKLLESIKDYQSLFLVGCSECASLCGTGGDTELQELKEALEAQGKTVTGTHKAKTGCQVLGTKTELKQYKDALNAADAVIVMSCGAGTQAAVEMFPDKPVYPCNDSLFLGNMTRFQIFDERCSLCGECIIDKTGGICPLTNCPKGLLVGPCGGVKDGKCEVSQDIDCCWVRIYERMKRIGRLDDLMETTLEPKDWAASQKPRAHSAREDKKK